The Capra hircus breed San Clemente chromosome 25, ASM170441v1, whole genome shotgun sequence nucleotide sequence AAGTCTCTCTGCCTGGATTTTCCTGCACCATGTCTGACCTGCCTGTCACTGTAGTGCTGATGTCCTAATAAAAGTCAGTTGACCCAAATGGAGTGTCTGTGTGGATGGGAGGGTGGGGGTCCGATGGCTACAGGCAGAGGTAGTGGGTCAGATGGACCCAGGTGGGGGTCCTGGTGCTGGGTGAACAAGCACAAGCCACTGGACTCTGTAATCTGTAACtgggaatgaaggaggaaacagacagaacaggctccatcttgcaagcaggactccatcttgggccagatgtggactttgagctctgtgcccagtatctatggaaacaacataccaactggaaaaccagaccccccagatgcaagagccccagggctcgtacctagactctccattgcctaaaagaataccctaattatctgtgtaaccaaatagaatcaaaaattctattatgcttgttgggatatgaccacaggcctattgataactgtccactgttaactacttaggcttaaggcatatgatcacgggttaactttgattgtatctttctttttcctttgttcagactagtttcagagaatttggggaggtgggtttgagcacgtgcatttagggtatataaggttttcacaaaatctggtcagggtccttggctaagaggagactctatCTCGGGCCCGCTGGTGTAacaaactgcactccactatctgcattgtttgtttcccggaacccattgagtttgtttcccggaacccATGGCTGCAACAGGAACTCTGGTCGTGGACTGACGGGGAGGACTGGACCATCACACTCCCAGGGCACAGGGAGCTCGGGGGAGGGGCTTTGACCCCTCTCGTCTTCTCCTGACCCCTCTCTCCTGGCCTTCAGTACCCCAGCTGGGGCCTCGGAAGCTCTACAGTCTTTCTTCCAAGATCAGAGCCCCAGGagccaggggagggggagggagggctcCCAAACCTGGGCCAGGAGGGAAAGCAGGGTAGGAGGGCGGGAGTGGGCCTCTGGGCCTGTGGCGTCCCTCACCTGGGCCTCAAGGCAGAGACTGGGGGGCCCAGGAGCAAGGCCTGAGGGCCAGCCTGGCTCACCACCTCTGAGGACACACCCCCCTCCCCTAGGTTCCTACCCCACTTCCCCAGCCCTGACGTCCTGCCTCAGGGAGGAACACACACAGCAGTTTTCAGGGGTTCTCTGTAGCCCAGTCTTCCTCCAAACCCTGAAGGGCTGCACCCCCAGGCTCAGAGCCCTCCCTCCCAGCTGTGCCCAGGAATCACCTCTACTTTCCCCAGATTCAGGGCTGGTTCTCCTTCAGCTGCTTGAGCTCTGGTTGATGAGTTCACTTCCTTTCCACAAGCATTTGCTAAGGAGCAGTTATGTGTCCAGTTGATGGAGGGGCAGTAATTAAAATATGGTATTTTTGTGGTTGAAAACCACAGGCTAATGGTATTGTGCTCTGGAGCTGGAGTGGACTGCTTTTCTCTCCTGTATTGTTACCAGAAGTCATGTGATTTAAAATCTGTGCACCAGAGGAAGAGGCCAACCAAGTGGGCCTGATGGGCAGGAAGAAGGTGGAGCAAACCTAGAAAGCAGCTTCGGACTTTTAAGAGGATTATGGGTggttgtgctgtgtttagtcacttagtcatgtctgactctttgagaccccatggactggagcccaccaggcccctctgtccatggggattctccaggcaagaataaggcaaggataatggagtgggttgccacgttcACCTCCAGGgggtcagacccaggtctcctgcattgcaggtggattctttacagacggcaccaccagggaagcccagggacgcccaggtggagtgggcagcctatcccttctccagggggtcttcccgacccaggaatccaacccgggtctcctgcactgcaggcaggttctttaccagctgagctaccagggaagcccctatgcgTGGTTAGGTCAACCCAATTTACCTGCAGGCAGGTTTAGTTTTTCAGTTTGAATCAATCACCCACTAACTGCTAGCATTTTGTTTGAATTAGTTACCAACCTTCCACAAGAACAGGTTTCCCATATTAATCTAACACCTGggattttaagttttattcaatTTTAATTAAACAGCCAAATACGCTGGAGTTCAGTACAAATTGTACTGAACACGGGGGTTAGTGGTGGACTCCAGAGGAGAAATCACTCCAGGGTGAGACTGGTTGGCCTTGCCCACAGTTGGCTCTAACAGCTGTCTTCTCCCCCgacaatgcacacacacacacacaccctgacagacatacacacactcacagtgAGCCTTTTCCGGGGGGAGGAGCTCTCCCTGGATCTGCTCCCACCCAGCCTGCTCTTGAAGCGGTGGGGGAAGCAGAGGGCATCACCACAGACCCAGTGGAGAGGGTAACAGGTGGCACTGAAAAACAAACCATAAAGAGGGGCCATGTTCAGAAGGCTGTTTTACTTtgggtattttaaaatacattcctGAGGTCTGGACGAGATGCTCCTGTGCAAGGGAAGAATTACCACGCGGGGTCAGTGGAGCCAGAGGGAGGtgactgggggtgggtgggagcagGGCGCATGCGCGGCAGCCTGGGAGAAGCCCAGGGGAATGCGCCGCGATCCACCCCGCCGAAGCGGGAGCGGCTAGTACAGAGTCTCTCGAGCGTGGGTTCTCAGGTGGCGCAGCAGGTGGGAGTTGCGGCTGAAGCTGCGGCCACACTGTGCGCACGAGTACGGCCGGGCCCCGGTGTGCACCAGCATGTGCCGCAGCAGGTTGCAGCTGCGGCTGAAGACCTTGCCACACTCCGGGCACTCCTGCGGGGGCTCAGCCGGCCCAGATGCGGCCTCGTCCCCCGCCCCGGCGTGGGTGGCCAGATGCCGCTGCAGGTGGGCGTTGCGCCGGAAGCTCCGGCCACATTGCTTGCAGCTGTAGGGCCGCTCGCCCGTGTGGCTGCGGCGGTGGCGGGCCAGGTTGGAGCTGTTCCGGAAGCGGTGACCGCAGGTGTCACAGACGTGGGGTTTCTCCCCGGTGTGGATGCGCTGGTGGCGCGCCAGGTGGGCGCTCTGGCTGAAACCCTCGCCGCACTCGCTGCAGCGGCAGGGCTTCTCGCCTGTGTGGCTGCGCTGGTGGCGGGCGAGGTCCTGGGTCTGGCTGAAGCTCTTGCCACACTGGGTACAGTGGTGGGGCCTCGGGCCGCCGTGGGTCAGGAGGTGGCGGGCGAGCCCGGCCCGCCGCATGAAGCGCTTTCCGCAGTGCGGGCATCCGTagggcttctcgcccgtgtgCACCCGCTGGTGACAGACCAGCTGGGAGCTCTGACTGAAGCTGCGGCCGCACACCTGGCAGGAGAAGGGCCGCTCGCCCGTGTGCACGCGCCAGTGGGCCCCCAGGTGCTCGCTGCGCCGGAACGCCTTGCCACACTCGCCGCACACATAGGGCCGGCGCTCGGGCCCGGGGCGCAGGCTGCTCGAGCACTCGGAGCACTGGTGGCCCTTGTCCTTGGCGTGGATCCGCAGGTGGCGCTTGAGGCTGGAGCGGCGCTGGAAGGTCTGGCCGCAGTGGGAGCACAGGACGACGGTCAGCTCGGGGGGTGCCGGGGGCTTGGTCTCCGGGGCGCCGCCAGGGGGCTTCTGGTCCTGGGCGTGCGCCAGCAGGTGCTGCGTGAGGCGCGCCCGGCGCTGGAAGCCCTGGCCACACTCGGCGCACAGGAAGGCGGGCTCGGAGGAGTGCGTCTGCAGGTGTTTGTTCAGGTGCGAGCTCTGGCGGAAGCGGTGGCCGCACAGGTGGCAGGTGTGCGGCCGCTCGTCTGTGTGCGTGCGCATGTGCAGCTTGAGGATAGAGCTGCGGCCGAAGCCCTTCCCGCAGCACAGGCACAAGAAGGACCGCGCGCCTGGGTGCGAGCGCAGCTGGTGCGCCTCCAGGCGGGCCAACTGCGGGAAGCTGACGCCGCAGTCTGTGCAGATGAACTTGAGTTCCGAGTCCGACTTGGGGGCGCCCTCGGCTGCTTTGACCTTGAGAACTTCACTCCTGCCGGGAGGGGACATTTCTCCTCCGGGGCCGCTCGTCTCAGGGCCTGATCCTAGCGACTGGGCGTGGGGCTCTTCTGCCACCCTGGGGCTCTCTGCCTGA carries:
- the ZSCAN10 gene encoding zinc finger and SCAN domain-containing protein 10 gives rise to the protein MLAEPGQAAGEPEQLGAVKLEEEEEAASQEDPGRPEARPRPEVAHQLFRCFQYQEDMGPRASLSRLRELCNHWLRPALHTKKQILELLVLEQFLSVLPPHLLARLQGQQLRDGEEVVLLLEGVQRESSNVGPLDFSFNAGKNCPRADVTLEEQGGSFQVSSHSPKKEAPSEGPPALEPSQALPPSQSGSSKPAEIGDWRRPLSSRQPLSPGPKRTLQAPQESALQGPELWPEESSGDQELAAVLESLTFEDVPAKKAWPVHPLGTGGRTLEEAFKAEEPKGVSWPLAASANSQAESPRVAEEPHAQSLGSGPETSGPGGEMSPPGRSEVLKVKAAEGAPKSDSELKFICTDCGVSFPQLARLEAHQLRSHPGARSFLCLCCGKGFGRSSILKLHMRTHTDERPHTCHLCGHRFRQSSHLNKHLQTHSSEPAFLCAECGQGFQRRARLTQHLLAHAQDQKPPGGAPETKPPAPPELTVVLCSHCGQTFQRRSSLKRHLRIHAKDKGHQCSECSSSLRPGPERRPYVCGECGKAFRRSEHLGAHWRVHTGERPFSCQVCGRSFSQSSQLVCHQRVHTGEKPYGCPHCGKRFMRRAGLARHLLTHGGPRPHHCTQCGKSFSQTQDLARHQRSHTGEKPCRCSECGEGFSQSAHLARHQRIHTGEKPHVCDTCGHRFRNSSNLARHRRSHTGERPYSCKQCGRSFRRNAHLQRHLATHAGAGDEAASGPAEPPQECPECGKVFSRSCNLLRHMLVHTGARPYSCAQCGRSFSRNSHLLRHLRTHARETLY